A window from Sphingobacteriia bacterium encodes these proteins:
- a CDS encoding BON domain-containing protein, whose translation MKKKLLILQFFLALISISSISIADNQITSVESSLKKLLPNERIRVRYVNNNVALHGEVSSQEVARKAIEIASEYVSEEKEVINMLTVKYGQQVMLKVKFGEISRSQLSDVQATCGHSPKTLTTCLDSLSKKGVFKLYAEPSLVAISGESAQFSSGGEIPLPVTDANGLRTVSYKPYGIRMSFTPKVITAQNVRINVEYEVSEIIKTNSISTAGGQLPTFNKSHAYTTVELAPGESFMIAGIIKDNADLSAKRNGLFSMLSGVMSPQSSYEQKEMVISITPYLVNPASSDNIKLPTDNFEAETELDKLLSKKLGEKDSNKSSFVLD comes from the coding sequence ATGAAAAAAAAATTGTTAATTCTCCAATTTTTTTTAGCTCTTATTTCAATTTCTAGTATATCTATTGCTGATAATCAGATCACATCAGTTGAATCATCATTAAAAAAATTACTTCCTAATGAAAGAATTAGAGTAAGATATGTAAATAATAACGTAGCGCTTCATGGTGAAGTTTCTTCACAAGAAGTGGCTAGAAAAGCTATTGAAATTGCTTCTGAATACGTTAGTGAAGAAAAAGAAGTTATTAACATGTTGACCGTAAAATATGGTCAACAAGTTATGTTAAAAGTAAAATTTGGTGAAATAAGTAGAAGTCAATTATCAGATGTACAAGCTACATGTGGACATTCACCAAAAACATTAACAACATGTTTAGACAGTTTATCAAAAAAAGGCGTATTTAAATTATATGCTGAACCAAGTTTAGTAGCTATTTCAGGTGAATCTGCTCAATTTTCATCTGGTGGTGAAATTCCTTTACCTGTAACTGATGCAAATGGTTTAAGAACAGTTTCTTATAAACCATATGGAATAAGAATGTCATTTACACCAAAAGTTATTACAGCACAAAATGTAAGAATAAATGTTGAATATGAAGTTTCTGAGATTATCAAAACAAATTCCATATCTACAGCAGGTGGTCAATTACCTACATTTAATAAAAGTCACGCATACACAACTGTAGAATTAGCTCCAGGTGAAAGTTTTATGATAGCTGGAATTATAAAAGATAATGCAGATTTATCAGCTAAAAGAAATGGATTGTTTTCAATGTTATCAGGTGTAATGTCACCTCAAAGCTCATATGAACAAAAAGAAATGGTAATTTCAATTACTCCATATTTAGTAAATCCTGCAAGTTCAGATAACATTAAATTACCTACTGATAATTTTGAAGCTGAAACAGAATTAGATAAGCTTTTAAGTAAAAAATTAGGTGAAAAAGATTCTAATAAATCAAGTTTTGTTTTAGATTAA